In Rhodococcus pseudokoreensis, the DNA window TGCAGGCCACGGGGTTGACGCTCGAGCAGATCCGGGCCACCGCGGACGCGTTGATCGCGTCGAAGAAGACCATCATCTGCTGGGCGATGGGATTGACCCAGCAGACCCACGGGGTCGCGACCATCCAGGACGCGGTGAACCTGCTGCTGCTGCAGGGGATGATCGGCAAACCGGGGGCCGGGGTGTGCCCGGTGCGCGGGCACTCCAACGTGCAGGGTGACCGGACGATGGGCATCTGGGAGAAGATGCCCGAATCGTTCCTGACCGCCCTGGATACCGAATTCGGCATCCGGTCCCCGCGTCGGCACGGGTTCGACGCGGTCGATTCGATCCGGGCGATGCGCGACGGCAGGGCGTCGGTGTTTGTCGGGATGGGCGGCAACTTCGTCTCCGCGACCCCGGACACCGAGACCACAGAGGCGGCGCTTCGCCGGTGTGCGTTGACGGTGCAGGTGTCGACGAAACTGAACCGCTCCCACCTCGTGACCGGGCAGTCCGCGCTGATCCTGCCGTCGCTGGGCCGCACCGACAAGGACGTCCAGGCCGGTAAGAAGCAGCAGGTCAGTGTCGAGGATTCGATGTCGATGGTGCACCTCTCGCGTGGCAGCCTGCCCCCGGCGAGTGACCTGTTGCGTAGTGAGGTCGCGATCGTCTGCGGGATCGCGCTGGCGTTGTTCGGGCCGGGGCATGCGGTGCCGTGGGCGGAGTTCACCGCCGACTACGACCGGATCCGCGATTCCATTGCCCGGGTGATCCCGGGGTTCGAGGACTTCAACCGGAAGGTGCGTGGGCCGGACGGGTTCGGGTTGCCGCACCCACCCCGGGACGAGCGCCGGTTCGTAACGAACACGGGGAAGGCCAATTTCACGGTCAGTGAGTTGTCGTGGGTGCCGGTGCCCGAGGGGAAGCTGATCCTGCAGACGATGCGGTCGCACGATCAGTACAACACCACCATCTACGGTCTCGACGACCGTTACCGCGGCGTCAAGGGCGGACGGCGGGTGCTGTTCATCAGCGCCGAGGACCTGGAGTCGTTCGGGTACGCGGCGGGGGATCGGGTGGACCTGATCTCCGAATGGACGACGGCCGACGGCAGCGTGGAGGAGCGGCGGGCGGAGGATTTCCGGTTGGTGCCCTACCCGACGCCGGTCGGGAACGTGGCCGCCTACTACCCGGAGACGAATCCGCTGATCCCGCTCGACCACGTCGCCCGCAAGTCGAACACGCCGGTGTCGAAGGCGGTCACCATCCGCCTGCAGAGGCGGGGCTGACCGGTGGGGCGGGTGACGACCCGGACCCCGGTCACCCGGATCACCGACACCCGGCACTCGACCCGGCCGGACACCGTGGTGGTGGAGGAACCCCTCGAGATCCGGGTGAACGGCACCCCGTTGGCGGTGACGATGCGGACCCCCGGTTCGGATGTGGAGTTGGCGCAGGGGTTCCTGCTGACCGAGGGCATCATCACCGGGCGCGGCGACATTGCGTCGATCCGGTACTGCAACAGTGTCGACGAACACGGCGTCAACACCTACAACGTCCTCGACGTGGACCTGGCGCCGGGGGTGTTCCTGCCCGACATGGGCATCGAACGCAACTTCTACACCACCTCGTCGTGCGGGGTGTGCGGGAAGGCGTCCCTCGATGCGATCCGGCAACGCACCCGGCATTCCCCCGCCACGGACACGGTGCGGGTGGCGGCGGCGACGATCGCGGAGTTGCCGGACCGGTTGCGGGCGGCGCAGAAGGTGTTCGACACCACCGGGGGTCTGCATGCGGCGGGGTTGTTCACCCGGTCCGGGGAACTGCTGACGGTCCGGGAGGACGTCGGCAGGCACAATGCGGTCGACAAGCTGATCGGGTGGGCCACCGAGCAGGATCGGGTGCCGCTGCGCGGGACGGTGCTGCTGGTCAGTGGTCGGGCGTCGTTCGAGTTGGCGCAGAAGGCGGTGATGGCCGGCATCCCGATCCTCGCCGCGGTGTCCGCGCCGTCGTCGCTGGCGATCGACCTCGCCCACGACACCGGACTCACCCTGATCGGATTCCTCCGCGGCACCACCATGAACCTCTACACCCACCCCGACCGCATTACCTGACGTGAGTGGCAAAGCGTGCTCCCGCACACTTCGCCACTCACCTGGGGTCAGTGCCTGCCGGTGGTGTCGGCGCGGACGCCGGCCTCGAGGGCGATCGCGCCCGCCTCGCCCCGGGACGCGACACCGAGTTTCTTCAGCACGCCCGCGACGTGGAATTTGACCGTGCTCTCGCTGATGCCGAGGCTGTCGGCGATCGCCTTGTTCCTCTTACCCGTGGCCAGGTGACCCAGCACTTCGAGTTCGCGGGGGTTGAGGTCGCCCAGTTGCTGTTCGTCGGGTCGTGCCGCAGGGACGTCGAGGGGGATCGCGACCGCCACCCGGGACCCCCACCCGTCGACCGACTCGACGTCGATCCGGCCACCGAGCGTGTGCACCCGTCCGGACAGTTGCCGCACCAGCGCGTCGGTGTCGAGTGCGCCCTCGGCGTCGTCGCGGACTTCGACGAGGAGGTTGGAGCCGTCGCAGTCCCAGGCGATGCGGATGCGCTCCAGGGTGGACTGGGTCGCGAACGCCAGGACGGCGCTGCGCACGACGGCCCGCGCGGCGCTGGCCACCTCACCGGGTAGCGCGCGACCGTCCACCGGCGGATCGACGTAGTCGACGCGCACGGGCCGGTGCTGGAGCAGTGGTCGCAGTTCGCCCTGCAACCGGGCGAACGCCGTGGTGACAGCTTCCTCCGCGAGAATCCGGTCGGACTCGCCCGCGGACCGCAGGGTGATCAGCGCCGACGACGCCGTCTCGCTCGCCGTGATCCGCGACCGCCGGTCGTCGAGGTCGTTGGACCGCAGGGTGGACAGGATGGATTCGAGCGTCGCGGCGTGCAGGTCCGTCAACTCCACGATGGTCCTGGCCCGCTCGCTCGACGCGGCCCGCGATTCCGCCAGGTACGCGGGGCTCGCCTGCGCGACCTGATGCCGGATCGACACGGCGACGACACCGAAGGCGCCCGCCACCAGCGGGACCTCCCGGATCTGCTGCCGTTGCTTCGGCAGAACGAGGAGGAGAGTGCCGGTCGCGTCGAGCAGTGCCCACACCTTCCGCTTCGAGCCGGCCACCACGGTCTGGTCGTCGAACGGCGTGCCTTCCGTCATCCGGGTGCGCAACGCGTCCAGTTCGGCGATGGTGACCCGCTCGACCACCGCGGGGTCGCCGCTGACCTTGCGAGGACGCCCCGTGCATTCCCGGGTGAAGATCACCAGCGCGGTGTGCGGCCAGATGTCGGCGAGGAATTTGGAGAAGCGGACGGCGATGTCGGGCAGCGGACCGTCGATGACGTCCCGCATGGAACCGAGAACATCTGCCGGTGACACCGAAGTCGCGCTGGGAAGAACCACGTGTCGAGCCTATCCGCGCAGGCGGCGATCACCGATCCTGGGCCGTCTGCTCATCGTGCCGATTCCGCCCGCGCGGCGTCGACGACTGTGGATCGGACGAGCCCCAGCGATTCCAGTGCCCGCGCCGCGGTGCCGTGCGTGATGGTGGCCACGGCCGCGACGATGTCGGCGCCGACGATCGGCCGGCGTTCCGATTTCGCGAGAGCCACCGCGTTGCGGAACGCGCCCTGAGCCGGTTCGGTCAGCCGCAGCGGACCGGTGCGGGGGCGGCTCAGCGCGCTGGTGGTGGCACCCACGTCGGTCATGCCTGCCGCCGTGAGGGCCTCGCCGTGCACGTGAATGATCGCCTCGCGCAGTGCGTCCCGGTTCGATCCGAGACGGTCGAACACCCGGGCCGTCGTTCCGTCCGGCAGTGCGAACGACGCGAGGAGCAGGTGCTCGAGACCGGGCTCGCGGTCGCCGAGCCGGTCGGCTTCGGCCTCCGTCTCGGAGAACAGTGCCTTCATCGTGCGCATGTCGCGCCAGGCCCGGGCGAATTTCATCGTGGTCCCCTCGTCTTCTTGTCGGCGGATCGCCCCGGGCCGAGGCGCTTGTGCGCCGCCTGACCCGAGACGCCGAGCGCCTGACCGATGTCCGCCCAGGTCCAGCCGGCGGACAGTGCGTCGGTGACGGCGTCGCGCTCGAGCTGATCGGCCTGCCGCCGCAGCGCGACGACGGCAGCGAACGCGGTGGCCGGGTTCGGATCGTCCCTCACAGCCATCAACTTTAGTTGATGACAGGAACCGCGTCAACCTTTGTTGATCGGTGGTCCGGCCCTACCCAAGTTTCCCTGCCGGCTGATTGTTCGACGCGTCGGCGTGTCTGAACCTGCGCAGTCCGGAACACGCGATCTGAGAGCCGCCTTCGGTTCATCCGCTCGCGGTATGAGGTGTACACTATCTATTTGTGCACAATTAATGTGCGCACGCTCAAAACCCCCGAGGGTATCGCCGTGCCTGGGCGCGTCCGCTTGATACTCGGGGTGATCCGGACCCACTGCGGACGGCTTCAAAACTCGGGCGATCGCGCGGCTCACATCCGCTGAATAGGCCGCCAGGGAATAGTCTCCGACGACTGGAAAGTTGCTCTAGCGTGTTCAAAATAGTAGACAACGAGCCTCGGCAGATAGGGGCCTTGGATCGCGCATTGGCCTCGCTGGACTGGCCCGTTCAGGCTGCACAGCGTGAGTCGCTGACGCCCGGTGAACGAGTCGCGTGGATGCACGACTCTGCGGGATTCTCTTACATATCTGCAGGAACTGCAGCACTCCAGGTTGGGCTGGAACGAACCGAGATTTCCACCGGTGACCTAGTCGTCTACCCCCGGGCGCACCGAGCTGAGATCCGCGCTACGGACGAGTCGAACATCATCAACGCGTGGTTTCTGCCGTCCGGCGGCTCAGCTCAGACTCTCGGTTCTTTCCCCAACACTCTGCTGGTGAGGGAGTTTTCTGTCCGCGAACCGAATATGGCGATGCTCATCGAGGGGATGCTCAGCGGACAAGCGAATGCTTCCGATTTCAGTCGCGCAGGCGATTCGGTGGTGTGCAGCCTCATCTCCACAACCATCGTCTCTGCCGCAATCCGGCTCTGGGTGGAGCTTGGCTGCGCTCCCGAGCGCTGGCTGCACCAAGTGTCGGACCCGTTCATTGCTCGCGCACTCGATGCGATGCATGCAAGCCCTGGGGATGCCTGGACCGTCAAACGCCTGGCTCAGGTAGCGACCATGTCTCGATCAGCCTTCGCGGAGCGCTTCACCGCTCTGGTAGGTCAAACTCCAGCATCGTATTTGACCGAAGTTCGAATCGAGACCAGCAAAATGCTTCTGATCCGTGACGGGCTCAGCATCGCAGAAACAGCGCATCGCCTCGGGTACGAATCTGAGGCAGGTTTCAGGCGCGCCTTTCGCCGGCAGACCGGGTCCGCGCCCGCTCTCTGGCGCGGACAACAACGGTCCCTCGTAATTCCTGCCGTGTAGCGATTGCGCCTTCAGACTGCTACAGCAACCGTCCTGGCCATTCGGAAAATGCTTCCACCCACGAGAGCGGCAATTGCAGCGGCAATCAACGTCACCTGGACTCCGGCATTGTCGGCAATCACGCCACCAAGTCCAGCGCCTAGCGTGATCGCAATCTGGAATCCGGTCACGATCAGCCCGCCTACCGACTCCATCCGATCGTGGGCGAGCCGCCCGATCCATGTACTGACCACCAGCAACCAAGCTCCAAATCCAATGCCCCACGCTGTCGAGCCCACCGTTACTGCCCAGAAATGTCCGGGGAAGAGCGCGACCGTAGCGATTCCAAAGCCGATAAAGGCAGGTACAACCACTCGCATCAGGTTGAGATGTTTATCTACGAGCAGCCCGACGACGACGTTTCCGGCAAGGCCTCCGATACCGAATGCCGCCAACAACCCAGCGATTCCGCCCGCGCCGATGCCGGGCACTTGCTCGAACGCCAACCGAATGTAGGTGAACGCGGCGAAGTGGCCGAGGACGGTGAGTACATGACCTACCAGACCCAAGGACAGGCCGGGCACTTTGAGGGTGTCCGCCAGCTCACGGAATCCCGTGGTGGTGGCAGGGGGGATTGCAGGCAACACGGCCCGCAACAGCACAGCGACCAGCACCGACACTGCGGCAACACCGACGAACACCACGCGCCAGTCAAACACGGAGCCAAGATAGACACCTAGAGGCACTCCGGCCACTGTGGCCACGGTGGTGCCGCCGTTCACGAGCATAAGACCTCGGCCCAGCCGTTCCGGTGCCACGAGCCGGGAAACCATCGCGAGCGACATAGCCCAAAATCCGCTGATTGCGGCCCCAAGGATCAAGCGAGCAATGAGCAATAACACGAGGTTGGGGGAGATGGCTACCATTATGTTGGACACTGCGGCGATAAGGGCAACCCAAGTTAAAAGCGCTCGACGGTCCAGCCGGGGAAACATCATGCCGACAACGGGGGCGACCAAAAAGCCCATAAACGCAGTCGCGGTGACCGTTTGTCCCGCTTGACCCTCAGTGAGGTTAAGTGATGCCGCTATCTGTGTCAGCAGACTTGGCGGGAGAAATTCGGCGACCACCAGCGTAAAGCTGGTGGCCATGAGGATGAGTACCCCCGCCCACCCAGTGCGATCGGAGCGTCGTCGGGGCAGCGTTTCAGGCGCGATATTTGTAGATGTCATCCTTTGATAGTTCCGAAAATGCGTTATCGATACAGGACCGATCGTCCACACCACAAAGCCAAACGTCCACAAAGTGTGGGGCCGAGACAACAGTGAGCAATTACTGCAAACTGCCCTCGTTCATCAATTGTTCGATTTAATGCAGCGAAGTATATTTTCTGGCCCTCGCCTGTCCGGCCCGACCACTGCGCCCCACCACGGCGAAACCCCGCCTAGAGCGCCGCGTTCTTGTCGAACTCGGTGCCGAGTTCCTTCGCGACGCGTTTGAGCAGCGGCACGATGTGGTCGGCCGACTCGAGGGTGACGCGGGCGGCGGGCCCGGAGACGGAGATGGCGGTGGGTGTCGGAGCGTTCGGCACCGGCACCGAGAAGCAGCGGACGCCGATCTCCTGCTCACCCTCGTCGATGGCGAATCCGCGGTTTCGGCTCAGTTCGAGGTCGGCGATCAGCAGGTCGGGGTCCGTCAGTGAGTTCTCGGTGTACGTCGTCATGCCGGTCCGGCCGACCAGTGAGCGCACGGCGTCGTTCGACAGTTGCATGAGGATGGCCTTGCCGACGCCGGTGCAGTGCGGGTAGACGCGGCGGCCGACCTCGGTGAACATGCGCATCGAGTGTTCGGACGGCACCTGCGCGACGTAGACGGCCATGGTGCCGTCGAGGACGGCCATGTTCGCGGTCTCGCCGGTGCCTCGCACCAGTTCGGACAGGTGCGGTCGTGACCATGCGCCGATCAGTTGGGTGGCGCTCTCGCCGAGCCGAATGAGCTTGGGGCCGAGCGCGTACCGGCGGGTGGGCAGCTGCCGGACGTACCCGCGGTTCATCAGTGTGCGGATCAGCCGGTGGATCGTCGGGAGGGGGAGTCCGGCCAGTTCGGCGAGTTCGCTGACGCCGATGGATCCACCGGCGCTCGCCATGATCTCGAGTATGTCGAATGCACGCTCGACCGACTGCACGCCGCCGGCCGCGTTCTGACCGTTCGTCATGTCTGGCTCCATCCTCTGACTGCCTCGGGGTGCCTCCCCCGGGAGCCCCCCATTCTTTCCGTCAGGCGGAAAGGGCGCTCCGTATGACGATAGCGCGGTTGCGGCGGATCGCGCCGATTCCTTCGCTACATCGGTTGAC includes these proteins:
- a CDS encoding FdhF/YdeP family oxidoreductase, with product MTDITDRYTFDEGDVVVTHEKSYAAGVPAVLVSLKRGLEQMGPVRTVRTLMKLNQRQGFDCPGCAWPETPGHRKHAEFCENGAKAVAEEATTRTVTPEFFAEHSVADLLGRSEFWLGQQGRLTHPMVLLPGATHYEPIGWDAAFSLIAGELRGLASPDEAVFYTSGRTSNEAAFLYQLMIRAFGTNNLPDCSNMCHESSGSALVETIGIGKGSVSVPDIENADLILIAGQNPGTNHPRMLSTLEKAKGNGARVIAINPLPEAGLLRFKDPQKVHGVVGDGVAIADEFLQIRIGGDQALFQGLGRLLLEAEDAAPGTVLDREFIDRHTAGFEECAAHLRRVDLGTVVQATGLTLEQIRATADALIASKKTIICWAMGLTQQTHGVATIQDAVNLLLLQGMIGKPGAGVCPVRGHSNVQGDRTMGIWEKMPESFLTALDTEFGIRSPRRHGFDAVDSIRAMRDGRASVFVGMGGNFVSATPDTETTEAALRRCALTVQVSTKLNRSHLVTGQSALILPSLGRTDKDVQAGKKQQVSVEDSMSMVHLSRGSLPPASDLLRSEVAIVCGIALALFGPGHAVPWAEFTADYDRIRDSIARVIPGFEDFNRKVRGPDGFGLPHPPRDERRFVTNTGKANFTVSELSWVPVPEGKLILQTMRSHDQYNTTIYGLDDRYRGVKGGRRVLFISAEDLESFGYAAGDRVDLISEWTTADGSVEERRAEDFRLVPYPTPVGNVAAYYPETNPLIPLDHVARKSNTPVSKAVTIRLQRRG
- the fdhD gene encoding formate dehydrogenase accessory sulfurtransferase FdhD; the encoded protein is MGRVTTRTPVTRITDTRHSTRPDTVVVEEPLEIRVNGTPLAVTMRTPGSDVELAQGFLLTEGIITGRGDIASIRYCNSVDEHGVNTYNVLDVDLAPGVFLPDMGIERNFYTTSSCGVCGKASLDAIRQRTRHSPATDTVRVAAATIAELPDRLRAAQKVFDTTGGLHAAGLFTRSGELLTVREDVGRHNAVDKLIGWATEQDRVPLRGTVLLVSGRASFELAQKAVMAGIPILAAVSAPSSLAIDLAHDTGLTLIGFLRGTTMNLYTHPDRIT
- a CDS encoding helix-turn-helix transcriptional regulator, giving the protein MRDVIDGPLPDIAVRFSKFLADIWPHTALVIFTRECTGRPRKVSGDPAVVERVTIAELDALRTRMTEGTPFDDQTVVAGSKRKVWALLDATGTLLLVLPKQRQQIREVPLVAGAFGVVAVSIRHQVAQASPAYLAESRAASSERARTIVELTDLHAATLESILSTLRSNDLDDRRSRITASETASSALITLRSAGESDRILAEEAVTTAFARLQGELRPLLQHRPVRVDYVDPPVDGRALPGEVASAARAVVRSAVLAFATQSTLERIRIAWDCDGSNLLVEVRDDAEGALDTDALVRQLSGRVHTLGGRIDVESVDGWGSRVAVAIPLDVPAARPDEQQLGDLNPRELEVLGHLATGKRNKAIADSLGISESTVKFHVAGVLKKLGVASRGEAGAIALEAGVRADTTGRH
- a CDS encoding Clp protease N-terminal domain-containing protein, which codes for MKFARAWRDMRTMKALFSETEAEADRLGDREPGLEHLLLASFALPDGTTARVFDRLGSNRDALREAIIHVHGEALTAAGMTDVGATTSALSRPRTGPLRLTEPAQGAFRNAVALAKSERRPIVGADIVAAVATITHGTAARALESLGLVRSTVVDAARAESAR
- a CDS encoding helix-turn-helix domain-containing protein, yielding MASLDWPVQAAQRESLTPGERVAWMHDSAGFSYISAGTAALQVGLERTEISTGDLVVYPRAHRAEIRATDESNIINAWFLPSGGSAQTLGSFPNTLLVREFSVREPNMAMLIEGMLSGQANASDFSRAGDSVVCSLISTTIVSAAIRLWVELGCAPERWLHQVSDPFIARALDAMHASPGDAWTVKRLAQVATMSRSAFAERFTALVGQTPASYLTEVRIETSKMLLIRDGLSIAETAHRLGYESEAGFRRAFRRQTGSAPALWRGQQRSLVIPAV
- a CDS encoding MFS transporter gives rise to the protein MATSFTLVVAEFLPPSLLTQIAASLNLTEGQAGQTVTATAFMGFLVAPVVGMMFPRLDRRALLTWVALIAAVSNIMVAISPNLVLLLIARLILGAAISGFWAMSLAMVSRLVAPERLGRGLMLVNGGTTVATVAGVPLGVYLGSVFDWRVVFVGVAAVSVLVAVLLRAVLPAIPPATTTGFRELADTLKVPGLSLGLVGHVLTVLGHFAAFTYIRLAFEQVPGIGAGGIAGLLAAFGIGGLAGNVVVGLLVDKHLNLMRVVVPAFIGFGIATVALFPGHFWAVTVGSTAWGIGFGAWLLVVSTWIGRLAHDRMESVGGLIVTGFQIAITLGAGLGGVIADNAGVQVTLIAAAIAALVGGSIFRMARTVAVAV
- a CDS encoding IclR family transcriptional regulator — its product is MTNGQNAAGGVQSVERAFDILEIMASAGGSIGVSELAELAGLPLPTIHRLIRTLMNRGYVRQLPTRRYALGPKLIRLGESATQLIGAWSRPHLSELVRGTGETANMAVLDGTMAVYVAQVPSEHSMRMFTEVGRRVYPHCTGVGKAILMQLSNDAVRSLVGRTGMTTYTENSLTDPDLLIADLELSRNRGFAIDEGEQEIGVRCFSVPVPNAPTPTAISVSGPAARVTLESADHIVPLLKRVAKELGTEFDKNAAL